Genomic DNA from Rubripirellula tenax:
TTCATGAAAATAGGGCATTTCGGATTGACAGTTCTTTGCTGCAACTACAGCGAACTCGGGTAAAGTGGCAACGTCCCAAAGGTCTGCAAAACAGCCACAGCATTCTCGCAATTCGTCCGGAAAGTCATCAGAAAGTGGGCTTTCCATTAGATCCCACGAGAAACTGACCTTGCGAGCGTAGTGCGTCAGCACATGTTCAAATTCCGACGGTAGTCGTCCGCCGACCTTTCTCCGCAGCGTCGCCAGTTGGCGCTCGTTGATCGGTTTGTAGACCTTCGGCTTTTGGTCCACATTGCCGTCGCGCGCTCTAGTTGCATCGCAAGCCCAACACCAATGATCCTGAACGCTTTCCCACCAACTGGTTGTCATCTGCTTGACACCCGACAACTCATCTTCCGGAATCAACTCCGGCGGATCAACTTGTTTCGGTGGCTTCTTCTTTGGCGTGGTCGAAGTGGCCGCCGCGACCCCTGCGGCGGATGCATGCCACTCAAACTCATCCTCAAGAGCCAAGCCACGAAGCCCTTTTGATTTCACGAGTTGCCGAAAGGAATCGCTTGCCAAGATGCACAAGTCTTCCTTCGCGCGAAAGATCGGCACGCTATACAAATCTTTTGGATCGAAGACGTATTTTGTGACGTATCGGTACGCCATCTTGTGCGAGATGCTACCTTTTCCAAGTTCAACCTCTACAAGTGGATTCAGAAGATAGAGCTCTTG
This window encodes:
- a CDS encoding SMI1/KNR4 family protein, producing the protein MSEPILYVLQPDYNEHDTLSFVVSYLVDREPVYPPSAIAFQDCFDRKPLSEGWIPPSVIIERDEQRTDIYEIESCFAVNQKAKHALSPLIGEHVEFLPVGVVGERGVDSGGEDYKPIAEPQELYLLNPLVEVELGKGSISHKMAYRYVTKYVFDPKDLYSVPIFRAKEDLCILASDSFRQLVKSKGLRGLALEDEFEWHASAAGVAAATSTTPKKKPPKQVDPPELIPEDELSGVKQMTTSWWESVQDHWCWACDATRARDGNVDQKPKVYKPINERQLATLRRKVGGRLPSEFEHVLTHYARKVSFSWDLMESPLSDDFPDELRECCGCFADLWDVATLPEFAVVAAKNCQSEMPYFHEAFNQRLPFIETGNGDYIAFDMRNGTEECPIVYLSHENDESHNRVLGQNFVEFLLRWSGVGCVGPDFPYLEAFYDARKKRVHCHGRNAKKWRDLMASGV